The Hymenobacter sp. DG01 genome has a segment encoding these proteins:
- the clpB gene encoding ATP-dependent chaperone ClpB, with product MNFNNYTIKAQEAVQKATEIAGSNQQQAIETGHLLKGLFQSDENVLSFLAKKLGVNLNILTPRLDALVTGYPKVSGGSPYLSNEAAAALQRATGFLKEFDDEYVSVEHLLLGLLGGKDAVATLMKDAGFNEKDLKAAIKELRGGRKVTSQTAEDQYQSLNRYARNLNEQVRTGKMDPVIGRDEEIRRVLQILSRRTKNNPVLLGEPGVGKTAIVEGLAQRIVAGDVPENLQDKIIMSLDMGLLIAGAKYKGEFEERLKSVIKEVTDSEGQIILFIDEMHTLIGAGGGGEGAMDAANLLKPALARGELHSIGATTLKEYQKYIEKDKALERRFQAVMVDEPSMEDAISIMRGIKEKYELHHGVRITDDAVIAAVELSSRYITDRFLPDKAIDLMDEAAAKLRIELNSMPVELDEVQRRIMQLEIEREAIRREENHDRENVLNKELSELTAKRDSLKAQWENEKSALTSIQTEKENIERYKLEADQAERQGDYGRVAELRYGKIQEAEAKLKELQAQAEADKGKDGGSMLQEVVTSEDIAEVVAKWTGIPVSKMLQSDREKLLNLEQELGKRVAGQSEAIAAISDAVRRSRAGLQDPKRPIGSFIFLGTTGVGKTELAKALAEYLFNDENSMVRIDMSEYQERHAVSRLIGAPPGYVGYDEGGQLTEAVRRKPYSVILLDEIEKAHPDVFNILLQVLDDGRLTDNKGRVANFKNTIIIMTSNTGADIIQKNFKELNEYNHEEVVDRTREEVVERLKQHMRPEFLNRIDEIVMFQPLKRREIRKIVDIQFRQIQQRLEEAGIRLEATDEVLDYLGEQGFDPQFGARPLKRVLQRLVLNELSKDILSGRVSKDAVVEAVLEDEHIRFVNVDVEIPGM from the coding sequence ATGAACTTTAATAACTATACGATCAAGGCACAGGAGGCCGTGCAGAAGGCCACTGAAATTGCCGGGAGCAACCAGCAGCAGGCCATTGAAACCGGCCACCTGCTGAAAGGCCTCTTCCAGAGCGACGAGAATGTACTGTCGTTTCTGGCCAAGAAGCTGGGTGTGAACCTGAACATCCTCACGCCCCGCCTCGATGCCCTGGTAACGGGCTACCCCAAAGTAAGCGGGGGCTCGCCCTACCTCTCCAACGAAGCCGCCGCCGCTTTGCAGCGTGCTACCGGTTTCCTGAAGGAGTTTGACGATGAATATGTGTCGGTGGAGCACCTGCTGCTGGGGCTGCTGGGCGGTAAAGACGCCGTGGCTACCCTGATGAAGGACGCCGGCTTCAACGAGAAAGACTTGAAAGCGGCCATCAAGGAGTTGCGCGGGGGCCGCAAGGTTACCTCCCAGACCGCCGAAGATCAGTACCAGAGCCTCAACCGCTACGCCCGCAACCTCAACGAGCAGGTGCGTACCGGCAAGATGGACCCGGTTATCGGCCGCGACGAGGAAATCCGCCGCGTGCTGCAGATTCTGAGCCGCCGCACCAAAAACAACCCCGTCCTGCTCGGGGAGCCCGGCGTAGGTAAGACCGCCATTGTGGAGGGCCTGGCCCAGCGCATTGTGGCCGGCGACGTGCCCGAAAACCTCCAGGACAAAATCATCATGTCCCTGGACATGGGCCTGCTCATTGCGGGCGCCAAGTACAAGGGCGAGTTTGAGGAGCGCCTCAAGTCCGTCATTAAAGAAGTAACCGACTCCGAAGGCCAGATCATTCTGTTCATCGACGAGATGCACACCCTGATTGGCGCCGGCGGCGGTGGCGAAGGCGCTATGGACGCCGCCAACCTGCTCAAGCCCGCCCTGGCCCGCGGCGAGCTGCACTCCATTGGGGCTACTACCCTCAAAGAGTACCAGAAGTACATTGAGAAGGACAAGGCACTGGAGCGCCGTTTCCAGGCCGTGATGGTGGACGAGCCGAGCATGGAAGATGCCATCAGCATCATGCGCGGCATCAAGGAGAAATACGAGCTGCACCACGGCGTACGCATCACCGACGACGCCGTAATTGCCGCCGTAGAACTCAGTTCCCGCTACATCACCGACCGGTTCCTGCCCGACAAGGCCATCGACCTGATGGACGAGGCCGCCGCCAAGCTGCGCATCGAGCTGAACTCCATGCCCGTGGAGCTCGACGAGGTGCAGCGCCGCATCATGCAGCTGGAAATTGAGCGCGAAGCCATCCGGCGTGAGGAGAACCACGACCGGGAGAACGTGCTCAACAAAGAGCTAAGCGAGCTAACCGCCAAGCGCGACTCCCTGAAAGCACAGTGGGAAAACGAGAAATCGGCTCTCACCAGCATTCAGACCGAGAAAGAGAACATTGAGCGCTACAAGCTGGAAGCCGATCAGGCCGAACGCCAGGGCGACTACGGCCGCGTGGCGGAGCTGCGCTACGGCAAGATTCAGGAGGCCGAAGCCAAACTGAAGGAGCTGCAGGCCCAGGCTGAAGCCGACAAAGGCAAGGACGGCGGCTCGATGCTGCAGGAAGTAGTAACCTCTGAGGATATTGCCGAGGTGGTAGCCAAGTGGACCGGTATCCCAGTGAGCAAGATGCTGCAGTCGGACCGCGAGAAGCTGCTGAACCTGGAGCAAGAGTTAGGCAAGCGCGTAGCTGGTCAGAGTGAGGCCATTGCCGCTATTTCCGATGCCGTGCGCCGTTCGCGGGCTGGCCTCCAGGACCCCAAGCGGCCCATCGGTTCGTTCATCTTCCTCGGTACGACGGGGGTAGGGAAAACCGAGCTGGCGAAGGCCCTGGCCGAGTACTTGTTCAACGATGAGAACAGCATGGTTCGCATTGATATGAGCGAGTACCAGGAGCGCCACGCCGTGTCGCGCCTCATAGGGGCGCCTCCCGGCTACGTGGGCTACGATGAAGGCGGGCAGTTGACCGAGGCCGTGCGCCGCAAGCCGTACTCGGTGATTCTGCTCGACGAAATTGAGAAGGCCCACCCCGATGTGTTCAACATCCTGTTGCAGGTGCTCGATGATGGCCGCCTCACCGACAACAAAGGCCGGGTGGCGAACTTCAAGAACACCATCATCATCATGACTTCCAACACGGGTGCCGACATCATTCAGAAGAACTTCAAGGAGCTGAATGAGTACAACCACGAGGAAGTAGTGGACCGCACCCGCGAGGAAGTGGTAGAGCGCCTGAAGCAGCACATGCGCCCCGAGTTCCTGAACCGCATCGACGAGATTGTGATGTTCCAGCCGCTCAAGCGCCGCGAGATCCGCAAGATCGTGGACATTCAGTTCCGCCAGATTCAGCAGCGCCTGGAAGAAGCCGGTATCCGCCTGGAAGCCACCGACGAGGTGCTCGACTACCTGGGCGAGCAGGGCTTCGATCCGCAGTTTGGTGCCCGCCCCTTGAAGCGTGTGCTGCAGCGCCTGGTGCTGAATGAACTGTCGAAAGACATTCTCTCGGGCCGCGTGAGCAAGGACGCCGTAGTGGAAGCCGTGCTGGAAGACGAGCACATCCGCTTCGTGAATGTGGATGTGGAAATTCCGGGCATGTAA